A window of Chitinophaga sp. MM2321 contains these coding sequences:
- a CDS encoding RHS repeat domain-containing protein, giving the protein MQVKLSLKRGSNLLCFLLTLFVVRSSAQVNFVTGSAEVSLPMFNYSDGNRLAASLSLIYEAGSGVKVNQMAGDVGLGWLLSGGGSITRIVKDQPDDQMGGMYDGVLYATGNLYKTSRETSSVFPEGIGFTPMAIGLLSNYRFSAQSIVDRQQDEFIFQFNNRSGSFVIGGYGNRFYIADDSKLKIEKVEEDLTGQKITTRISKFIITDESGVKYIFSSKETSKILTYQGGVRKLANSTFTLPYYYTKQGIIESNYSVVSKWNLTEIYDPLTRKSIKFNYESYNVQFLSAIHASRTITLSGRGVGDETLTKTDSKIVGTVNRLKEMILPDATKVKFTYAAVERKDLPGSTPLERLVVIKNGMENTGFTFSYKYFSGLNLRNYDYNFPAEELSKARLILDKVQRFGKDNLQERPYSFEYFNGFLGVPGRCEGTTDQWGYFTGSYFLPWAGPGVYENNLINNLNDICNPSKKTPSNQLSIVSLGVLKRIVYPDGGNMEFTYELNDAQIASSRVFTGGLRVAKTVWNDGINASPNVVRDYKYTNASGVSSRWGYEIPSYEFNVSNFTTIPTKGTYSAGNVAVDIMNTWASATTRAGKQLYSSLESKSASVSNQIATSIIFALIMCVYNNFFAPDSYEVESQYKIISSIQGERLNALPAQYSQVTVFNGTETNNKGKEVYEFTNDKDFPILYPTTPFTVKKRYAQGLYGLLKRKRTYNKSDELITDEYNNYSANVRELNSPDNYSAYFDVKVTVSCPIGWYDQYEYRRGGPITEFYPLAGHPQLNYTIRKDYKDGTNYMEYRTDYVYDDKLNIKKIISSNSQGEQLEDRIYYPYDYNIEGALKVMNDNGIISVPVSTETWKLSNNEEKLLAVNIAKMIVVNTGEIKPEETYILNSKSAVPKNVAGNFDGTKLLRSTSLFSLKDKKVYNDNGDLVETVINNHTETNIYDDAGEVVIAKILNAGATDVAYSSFEKYAKGNWNIIPLGQNVAEVVTETVSGAQCLNLSMVTKIEKAGLSASRKYLLSYWKQGGNVNVTASVKGNETTVISRGGWALVTVVVSNSTIVSLTGTTRIDELRLIPIDAMMTTQTFNDLNRVTTIIDAQNRATYTEYDGLGRTTCVRDCDRNIIQTYSYSYK; this is encoded by the coding sequence ATGCAAGTAAAGCTCTCACTTAAAAGAGGAAGTAACTTATTATGCTTTCTTTTGACTCTTTTTGTTGTGCGATCTTCGGCACAGGTAAATTTCGTTACCGGTAGTGCGGAAGTTAGCCTTCCAATGTTCAATTATTCCGATGGAAATCGTTTGGCTGCTAGTCTTTCTCTTATTTACGAAGCGGGATCTGGTGTTAAAGTAAACCAGATGGCCGGTGACGTTGGATTGGGATGGCTACTTAGTGGTGGTGGAAGCATTACAAGAATTGTAAAAGACCAGCCTGATGATCAAATGGGAGGGATGTATGATGGGGTGTTGTATGCTACGGGGAATTTATACAAAACTTCCCGGGAAACGTCTTCTGTTTTTCCGGAAGGCATAGGATTCACTCCAATGGCCATAGGATTACTGTCCAACTATAGATTCAGTGCACAATCAATCGTTGATCGACAGCAAGATGAATTCATATTCCAGTTCAACAACCGATCGGGATCTTTTGTTATTGGCGGGTATGGGAATAGATTTTACATAGCGGATGATTCAAAACTTAAAATTGAGAAAGTAGAAGAGGACTTGACCGGGCAGAAAATTACCACCAGGATCAGTAAGTTTATAATCACAGATGAATCAGGTGTGAAATATATTTTTAGCAGTAAGGAGACTTCAAAAATTCTAACTTACCAAGGTGGAGTCCGGAAATTGGCTAATTCTACTTTTACCCTGCCTTATTATTACACCAAACAAGGGATTATTGAGAGTAACTATTCTGTAGTAAGTAAATGGAACCTAACGGAAATATATGATCCATTGACAAGAAAATCCATAAAGTTTAATTATGAATCATATAACGTACAGTTTTTAAGTGCCATACATGCCAGCCGGACTATTACTTTGTCTGGCAGAGGTGTGGGTGATGAAACACTTACAAAAACGGATAGTAAGATAGTTGGTACAGTGAACAGATTAAAGGAAATGATACTTCCTGATGCAACAAAAGTGAAATTTACTTATGCGGCAGTTGAAAGAAAAGATTTACCGGGAAGTACACCTCTTGAACGTTTAGTAGTTATTAAGAATGGTATGGAGAATACCGGATTTACCTTTTCGTATAAATATTTCTCCGGATTGAATTTAAGGAATTACGATTATAACTTCCCTGCTGAAGAATTGTCAAAGGCACGTTTAATATTGGATAAAGTGCAACGCTTTGGAAAAGATAACTTACAAGAACGGCCTTACAGCTTTGAATATTTTAATGGCTTCTTAGGAGTGCCTGGCCGATGTGAAGGTACTACTGATCAATGGGGGTATTTTACAGGAAGTTATTTCCTTCCCTGGGCTGGCCCAGGAGTATATGAGAATAATTTGATAAATAACCTTAATGATATTTGTAACCCATCAAAAAAAACACCTTCTAATCAACTCAGTATAGTTAGCCTGGGCGTTTTAAAAAGGATAGTCTATCCGGATGGTGGAAATATGGAGTTTACTTATGAATTAAACGATGCACAGATTGCTTCTTCAAGGGTATTTACTGGTGGGCTACGTGTTGCGAAAACTGTCTGGAATGATGGGATAAATGCTAGTCCAAATGTTGTCAGGGACTATAAGTATACAAATGCCAGTGGGGTCAGTTCCAGATGGGGGTATGAAATACCAAGTTATGAGTTCAACGTATCTAATTTTACTACGATTCCGACAAAAGGAACATATAGCGCGGGAAATGTTGCTGTGGATATTATGAATACCTGGGCTTCTGCTACTACCAGGGCCGGTAAACAATTATATTCTAGTCTTGAATCAAAAAGCGCATCTGTAAGTAATCAGATAGCTACCTCAATCATATTTGCGCTGATAATGTGCGTATACAATAATTTTTTTGCTCCTGATTCATATGAAGTAGAATCCCAGTACAAAATAATTTCTTCTATTCAAGGAGAGCGTCTGAATGCTTTACCAGCACAGTATAGCCAGGTAACTGTATTTAATGGTACAGAGACCAACAATAAAGGGAAAGAGGTGTATGAATTTACAAATGATAAGGATTTTCCTATCCTTTATCCAACTACCCCTTTTACAGTGAAGAAAAGATATGCACAAGGTTTGTATGGGTTACTGAAACGTAAGCGCACCTATAACAAGAGTGATGAGTTGATAACTGATGAATATAATAATTATAGTGCAAATGTACGCGAATTGAATAGCCCTGATAATTATTCAGCGTACTTTGACGTAAAGGTCACAGTATCTTGTCCAATAGGATGGTATGATCAATACGAGTATAGACGGGGTGGACCAATTACAGAATTTTACCCATTGGCAGGCCATCCTCAATTGAATTATACAATTAGAAAAGATTATAAGGACGGTACAAATTATATGGAATACCGGACTGATTATGTTTATGATGATAAACTAAATATTAAGAAAATTATTTCAAGTAATAGTCAAGGAGAACAACTGGAAGACCGTATTTACTATCCTTACGACTATAATATTGAAGGCGCCTTAAAAGTAATGAATGATAATGGCATAATTTCAGTTCCTGTGAGCACTGAAACATGGAAGTTAAGCAATAATGAAGAGAAGCTGTTGGCAGTCAATATAGCAAAGATGATTGTTGTTAATACAGGAGAGATTAAACCTGAAGAAACGTATATATTAAATAGTAAGTCTGCAGTACCTAAAAATGTTGCAGGTAATTTTGATGGAACAAAGTTATTACGTAGTACGTCTCTTTTTTCATTAAAAGATAAGAAGGTTTATAATGATAATGGGGATCTTGTGGAGACAGTAATCAATAATCATACAGAAACTAATATTTATGACGATGCTGGGGAAGTGGTTATTGCAAAAATATTGAATGCGGGGGCAACAGATGTGGCCTATAGCAGTTTTGAAAAATATGCTAAAGGAAACTGGAATATTATTCCTTTAGGTCAGAATGTTGCTGAAGTGGTGACGGAAACTGTAAGTGGTGCACAATGTCTGAATTTGTCGATGGTAACCAAAATTGAAAAGGCAGGATTGTCTGCCTCCAGGAAATATTTGCTTTCCTATTGGAAACAGGGAGGTAATGTTAATGTAACCGCATCTGTCAAAGGGAACGAGACTACTGTTATATCAAGAGGAGGTTGGGCCTTGGTTACAGTCGTGGTGTCCAACTCCACTATTGTGTCATTAACGGGTACCACTCGAATTGATGAATTACGACTTATTCCCATAGATGCAATGATGACAACCCAGACATTTAATGATCTCAATAGGGTTACTACTATCATAGATGCGCAAAATCGGGCTACATACACGGAGTATGATGGATTAGGAAGGACAACATGTGTGCGTGATTGTGATCGTAATATAATTCAGACTTATTCATATTCTTACAAATAA
- a CDS encoding KilA-N domain-containing protein, with product MAKNKKIQVEGKEITIIIDKEQEYISLTDMLKAKDGDFFISDWLRNRNTVEYLGIWETVYNPNFNYGEFAIIKRTKISNLPHPRLRQAQGLFCALFFYFLNFS from the coding sequence ATGGCAAAAAATAAAAAGATACAGGTTGAGGGCAAAGAAATCACAATAATTATAGACAAAGAACAGGAATACATCTCGCTTACTGATATGTTGAAAGCTAAAGATGGAGATTTCTTTATTTCAGATTGGCTTCGTAACAGAAATACGGTAGAATATCTGGGGATTTGGGAAACCGTTTACAACCCTAATTTTAATTATGGCGAATTCGCCATAATTAAAAGGACCAAAATCTCTAATTTACCGCATCCAAGATTGAGGCAAGCGCAGGGGCTGTTTTGCGCTCTTTTTTTTTATTTCCTTAATTTTAGTTAG
- a CDS encoding DUF6443 domain-containing protein, translated as MKNIIKVLIALIIVCTIGLSSQLHAQCTVEFPRFMDNTTGYYTLPISKNPDWSYWSVSGYADVINGGAADDKFIEIRFTRPDHYIISVDYQVEGVSYNNCWEITIGEHLVGGTISGPLSSQGSDVFEYSSLINVQPASFGIGTTAGNEYQYEWQESSDGINWEKILVASGLNCAGSGYLISKVYFRRVVADGIETAYSNTISVNPIPVLKAGTISASQQLASQNSPSAFNSTTPSGGSQSYTYKWEKSEDEINWVVISGATSPNYQSPAVSKTTYFRRKCISDLQSGYSNTVQLLIKDDLEPNIPAQKNIQASAPNIPIADYSSFTTANFNKVVKATFFRPGIKTISDAESLNNQRDVQRLVSYADGLGRIVQGIAVAASYSGKDLVAVNSYDQFGQVPTNYLSYYTESNTNNGAFRADAAVKQPAFYKALTGDDYFYQRRIAEDAPEPRYIMNQLPGKALVGNNIGKKVEARVNSAVDKVRLWVVESSDNSLPKSAVVYESGQLVVKVTTDEHQVKKTSYIDKQGKLIMTTEQEKADNEDGQLRTCYVYDEIGQLRYILPPLVVKYCITKNMWDFSDAESKRVLSELGFQYLYDEKGRNISYNLPGSKSPDLLVYDNKDRIVFFQDASLKGGIQGGWILNIYDNRDRIVMKAIYKDINATRESLQTMVNQWTIASQTITYKNAVPAILNVDKYEMPGVYEAKQEILFNDGFETPAGGIMEAGINPFAADRIENIVVNSYVPAITGYDPLIVYYYDNYNWDGRKSFSNDFVLAAGSNLYPEPVIPTQDANGKATGMKVKVLGKDKWLSFTVYYDEKGRIIQSLSENIAGGTNITTGQYDFKGNQLSLYQVLGVPSSTTDPVIKWQLRTEYDALGNPLNSYHTLYNTATPVTKTIISNVYSDYGQLKSSNIGNLETLNMSYALDGSVKAINGNFVSNKSAGNFFGIDLSFENGFSRTNLSGELSGTTWRRKGNPDEMHAYGYTYDNAKRLSKADYSQNVGGNWNTSLADYSTGISQYDENGNIKRLKQEGVLTGNIKSTIDDLTYFYGNNGWSNKLEGVTDAQGDKKVGDFKNYNGRVTTLDYDYNDEGSLIKDRNKGITVINNYLLNKPEKITVDGATVRSVEFVYDATGVILQKIVTDGNTVTTYTYIGDAVYKNNELMYMSHPAGRVRKNANGKLVYDYFLSDHLGNVRTVLTEETNELLYRATHEDNPQPTPIIPERETFSFPVNIDVIPSGHKFYDYQGVTNRRYVKLNGSVVDRRIGTGKVLKVMAGDKIDVSALYYYQQNSPANNTANMTPAEIVNQLINVLLGPVTVIPNGHGNLMTSIASGVTLNKDNFTSFISNTQEDNPSSSVPKAYLNYVLFDENLNFVNGGARRVEQPDEVLPLLGHLDITKNGYLYVYLNNESPSDVYFDNLVIKHTTGPLLQEDSYYPFGLQIRNLSSKALNRMQNNQLFNGIDKLDEFELELYTAFYRTLDPQIGRWWQVDPAEEKYAGISPYNLSNNNPANFSDPLGDDWFTNGSGAFIWLWNNDRTAVVAGEIYRNVGKNLIHQYGDHLYTFIEEKLMSIDKIPLNNLGKEFVTYFSNLNQEYLQEFRDEIRREKISLEQYAGYPLLPEDRKDQLRKDADVETMYKIKTGWTARMSGTDPEHWSFSLNPLARANFNSYRAYAVTSVEEGRWLATSTLVDVTASWITSRAATRIITSAMPSAVIPKPNVANSSLAAKGGMQAIEAGEYTITKTVANNLATRPYINSPYTITNIMKSGKGVPDAFFKGGVNYKVPGAFNSSNGIFELGINPETNTIYHFLFKTVK; from the coding sequence ATGAAAAATATTATTAAAGTCCTTATTGCTTTAATCATTGTATGTACGATTGGACTTTCAAGTCAATTACATGCACAATGCACTGTTGAGTTTCCGCGATTTATGGATAATACAACCGGGTATTATACTTTGCCAATTAGTAAAAATCCGGATTGGTCATATTGGAGTGTAAGTGGATATGCCGATGTTATCAATGGAGGTGCCGCAGATGATAAATTTATTGAAATACGTTTTACGCGTCCAGACCATTACATTATATCTGTTGATTATCAGGTGGAGGGGGTGTCATATAATAATTGTTGGGAAATCACTATAGGAGAGCACTTGGTAGGAGGTACTATCAGTGGCCCACTAAGCTCTCAGGGGAGTGATGTGTTTGAGTATTCTTCACTTATAAACGTTCAACCAGCTTCGTTTGGAATTGGTACTACGGCAGGTAATGAATATCAATATGAGTGGCAAGAGTCTTCAGATGGGATAAACTGGGAGAAAATATTGGTGGCATCAGGCCTGAATTGTGCTGGATCCGGATATTTGATTAGCAAGGTTTATTTTAGAAGAGTTGTTGCAGATGGTATAGAAACGGCCTATTCTAATACTATATCTGTAAATCCTATACCTGTATTAAAGGCTGGCACAATTAGCGCTTCACAACAACTTGCCTCGCAAAATTCCCCTTCAGCTTTTAATAGTACTACTCCATCAGGTGGTTCTCAAAGCTATACTTATAAATGGGAGAAATCTGAAGATGAAATTAACTGGGTAGTGATTAGTGGTGCAACTTCGCCTAATTATCAGTCTCCTGCAGTTAGCAAAACTACATACTTCAGAAGAAAGTGCATTTCTGATTTGCAATCGGGGTATTCTAATACGGTGCAATTGTTGATAAAGGATGACCTTGAACCTAATATTCCAGCGCAAAAAAATATACAGGCATCAGCACCGAATATTCCAATTGCTGATTATTCTTCATTTACCACTGCTAATTTCAATAAGGTTGTTAAGGCCACTTTTTTTCGCCCTGGTATTAAAACTATTTCTGATGCTGAATCACTCAACAATCAGAGAGATGTTCAGCGCCTTGTAAGCTATGCAGATGGTTTAGGAAGAATAGTACAAGGTATTGCGGTCGCAGCCAGTTATTCCGGAAAAGACCTGGTGGCAGTAAATTCTTATGATCAATTTGGACAGGTACCCACTAACTATCTTTCTTATTACACTGAGAGTAATACTAATAATGGCGCTTTCAGGGCAGATGCTGCAGTTAAACAACCGGCCTTTTATAAGGCACTTACCGGAGATGATTATTTTTATCAAAGAAGGATTGCAGAAGACGCACCAGAACCTCGCTATATCATGAACCAATTGCCAGGTAAGGCATTGGTAGGAAATAATATTGGTAAAAAAGTTGAGGCGCGGGTTAATTCTGCAGTAGATAAAGTACGTTTATGGGTAGTTGAAAGCAGTGACAATTCATTGCCGAAAAGTGCTGTAGTTTACGAAAGCGGACAGCTGGTTGTAAAAGTTACTACCGATGAACATCAGGTAAAAAAGACCAGTTATATAGATAAGCAGGGTAAACTTATAATGACGACAGAACAGGAGAAGGCCGACAATGAAGATGGCCAGTTAAGAACCTGTTATGTTTACGATGAAATTGGTCAGCTTCGATATATTTTGCCTCCACTAGTTGTTAAGTACTGCATCACAAAGAATATGTGGGATTTTTCGGATGCAGAATCAAAGCGCGTTTTATCAGAGCTAGGTTTCCAATATCTCTATGATGAAAAAGGAAGAAATATTTCTTACAATTTACCTGGAAGTAAAAGCCCGGATCTTTTGGTTTACGACAATAAAGATCGGATTGTTTTCTTTCAGGATGCATCTTTAAAAGGTGGTATTCAAGGAGGATGGATACTGAATATTTATGATAATCGTGATCGAATCGTGATGAAAGCGATTTACAAAGATATTAATGCAACAAGAGAGAGTTTGCAAACAATGGTAAATCAATGGACTATTGCCAGTCAAACAATTACATACAAGAATGCTGTTCCTGCAATACTGAATGTTGATAAGTATGAAATGCCAGGGGTATACGAGGCAAAACAAGAGATTCTGTTTAATGACGGTTTTGAAACACCTGCCGGGGGCATAATGGAAGCTGGGATTAATCCCTTTGCAGCTGATAGGATAGAGAATATTGTTGTTAATAGCTATGTTCCTGCTATTACTGGATATGACCCTTTGATAGTTTATTACTATGATAACTATAACTGGGACGGAAGGAAATCATTTAGTAATGACTTCGTGCTTGCTGCGGGATCTAATCTTTATCCAGAGCCGGTAATTCCAACCCAGGACGCCAATGGTAAGGCAACGGGTATGAAAGTAAAGGTATTAGGCAAAGATAAGTGGCTAAGTTTTACTGTTTACTATGACGAAAAGGGTAGAATCATACAATCATTGTCAGAGAATATTGCCGGTGGGACCAATATAACTACTGGTCAATACGATTTTAAAGGAAATCAACTTTCTTTATATCAGGTTTTAGGTGTCCCGTCAAGTACAACAGATCCTGTAATAAAATGGCAACTACGAACTGAGTATGATGCATTAGGTAATCCATTGAATAGCTATCATACTCTTTATAACACGGCAACTCCTGTCACAAAAACAATTATATCTAATGTCTATAGCGATTATGGACAGCTAAAATCCAGTAATATCGGTAATCTTGAAACATTAAATATGAGCTATGCACTGGATGGAAGTGTAAAAGCTATTAATGGTAATTTTGTAAGCAATAAATCTGCAGGTAATTTTTTTGGTATAGATTTATCTTTTGAGAATGGATTCTCTCGTACAAATTTGAGTGGTGAATTATCAGGAACTACCTGGAGACGTAAAGGAAATCCTGATGAAATGCATGCTTATGGGTATACTTATGATAATGCAAAGAGGCTTTCAAAAGCTGATTATTCCCAGAATGTCGGTGGAAATTGGAATACATCATTGGCTGACTATTCTACGGGTATATCTCAATATGATGAGAATGGAAACATAAAAAGATTAAAGCAGGAGGGAGTATTAACTGGAAACATAAAAAGTACAATAGATGACTTGACATATTTCTATGGAAATAATGGATGGAGCAATAAATTAGAAGGAGTAACAGATGCCCAGGGAGATAAGAAAGTTGGGGATTTTAAAAATTATAACGGTAGAGTCACAACATTGGACTATGACTATAATGATGAGGGTAGCCTGATTAAAGATCGTAACAAAGGCATAACTGTCATTAATAATTATTTGTTAAATAAGCCTGAAAAAATCACTGTAGATGGAGCTACTGTCAGGTCGGTTGAATTCGTTTATGATGCTACAGGAGTCATCTTGCAGAAAATTGTTACTGACGGAAATACTGTTACTACATATACTTACATTGGGGACGCGGTGTATAAGAACAATGAATTAATGTATATGTCGCACCCGGCTGGCCGGGTAAGAAAAAATGCAAACGGCAAACTTGTTTACGATTATTTTTTATCAGATCATCTTGGGAATGTAAGAACGGTATTGACAGAGGAGACAAATGAGCTTTTATATAGGGCTACACATGAAGATAATCCACAACCAACGCCAATAATACCAGAAAGAGAAACGTTTTCTTTCCCTGTAAATATTGATGTAATTCCATCGGGGCATAAATTCTATGATTACCAGGGAGTTACTAACAGACGATATGTTAAACTTAATGGATCTGTAGTTGATAGAAGAATAGGTACCGGTAAGGTCCTGAAAGTTATGGCAGGTGATAAAATTGACGTATCAGCGTTATACTATTATCAACAGAATTCCCCAGCGAATAATACAGCCAATATGACTCCGGCTGAAATTGTAAACCAACTTATTAATGTTCTCCTTGGACCGGTAACCGTAATTCCCAACGGGCATGGTAATTTGATGACCAGTATCGCCAGTGGGGTTACATTAAATAAAGATAATTTTACTAGCTTTATAAGTAATACACAGGAGGACAACCCTTCTTCAAGTGTCCCAAAGGCTTATCTCAACTATGTTTTGTTTGATGAAAACCTTAATTTTGTTAATGGTGGTGCCAGGCGGGTGGAACAGCCGGACGAAGTGCTCCCGTTACTCGGGCATTTAGATATCACGAAGAATGGGTATCTGTATGTTTATTTAAACAATGAAAGTCCGTCAGATGTATATTTTGACAATCTTGTTATAAAACATACTACAGGTCCTTTGTTGCAGGAGGACAGTTATTACCCATTTGGTTTACAGATAAGAAACCTGTCCAGTAAGGCACTGAACAGAATGCAGAATAATCAGTTGTTTAATGGGATTGATAAACTGGATGAATTTGAGCTGGAACTTTATACTGCATTTTATCGTACTCTTGATCCACAGATAGGAAGATGGTGGCAAGTAGATCCTGCAGAAGAGAAGTACGCCGGTATTTCACCGTATAATCTTAGTAATAATAATCCGGCAAATTTTTCTGATCCTTTAGGAGATGATTGGTTTACTAACGGAAGCGGTGCATTTATTTGGTTGTGGAATAACGATAGGACTGCAGTTGTAGCAGGTGAGATTTACAGGAACGTAGGTAAGAATTTAATTCATCAATATGGAGATCATCTCTATACTTTCATTGAAGAAAAATTAATGAGTATAGATAAGATTCCGTTGAATAACCTGGGAAAAGAATTTGTGACGTATTTCTCTAATCTTAATCAAGAATATCTCCAGGAATTTAGAGATGAGATTCGAAGAGAGAAAATTTCCTTGGAACAATATGCTGGGTACCCATTATTACCAGAAGATCGAAAAGATCAGCTTCGAAAGGATGCAGATGTTGAAACAATGTATAAAATTAAGACTGGCTGGACAGCCAGGATGTCTGGAACTGATCCGGAGCATTGGAGCTTCTCTTTGAATCCATTGGCGAGAGCTAATTTTAATAGCTACAGAGCCTATGCCGTTACATCAGTAGAGGAAGGTCGTTGGTTAGCTACTTCAACGCTGGTTGACGTAACTGCAAGCTGGATAACAAGTAGGGCAGCAACAAGGATTATAACAAGTGCTATGCCAAGTGCCGTAATACCAAAGCCCAATGTTGCAAATAGTAGTTTGGCCGCTAAGGGGGGAATGCAGGCAATAGAGGCAGGAGAATATACGATTACCAAGACAGTAGCGAATAATCTTGCCACTCGACCATACATAAATTCTCCGTATACAATTACAAATATTATGAAATCGGGTAAGGGTGTGCCTGATGCCTTCTTTAAGGGAGGGGTGAATTATAAAGTACCTGGTGCTTTCAATAGCTCAAATGGAATATTTGAATTAGGTATCAATCCTGAAACAAATACAATCTATCACTTTCTTTTCAAAACAGTTAAATAG